One stretch of Halobacillus litoralis DNA includes these proteins:
- the coxB gene encoding cytochrome c oxidase subunit II, producing MRGWMGKFRSLFLFGALTMLLTGCGIENISALKPKGYSSELLFDLMLISIAIMIFVFVIVMAIYAFVLLRYREKKGQEHIVPKQTEGNKALEVIWTVIPIILLLVLAIPTVQATFDLADQSTQGDEGVLTVDVTGNQYWWQFDYADQEISTSQEIYIPTNERVYLNMKASDVIHSFWVPAIAGKMDTIPGENMNTMYLEAYEEGIYEGFCAELCGPSHSLMYFKVIAVSPDEFDQWVEDMQNIDPEATPETTTAQEGQKLFNDNCMSCHAIGGASAGVGPNLGNLANREKIAGILQPSKENLVDWIVHPDEIKPGNQMPAELVSEEDAAKIADYLLELDHSDVGNDLEMQRVEE from the coding sequence ATGAGAGGTTGGATGGGAAAATTCCGTTCATTATTCTTATTTGGTGCGCTAACCATGCTCCTTACCGGATGTGGTATTGAAAACATCAGTGCACTGAAACCAAAAGGATATAGCTCGGAATTATTATTTGATCTTATGTTGATCAGTATTGCGATAATGATTTTCGTTTTCGTGATCGTTATGGCCATTTATGCTTTCGTTCTTCTCCGTTATCGTGAGAAGAAAGGGCAGGAACACATCGTTCCGAAACAAACAGAAGGGAATAAGGCTTTGGAAGTGATTTGGACAGTCATTCCGATTATTTTGCTACTTGTGCTGGCAATCCCTACTGTGCAGGCGACTTTCGACCTCGCCGATCAATCGACGCAAGGAGATGAAGGCGTTTTAACGGTCGATGTCACAGGTAACCAATATTGGTGGCAGTTTGACTATGCAGATCAAGAGATCTCTACAAGTCAAGAAATCTACATCCCTACAAATGAAAGGGTATACTTAAACATGAAAGCCAGTGACGTGATCCACTCCTTCTGGGTACCGGCAATCGCGGGTAAGATGGATACCATCCCTGGTGAGAACATGAACACTATGTACTTAGAAGCTTATGAAGAAGGGATTTACGAAGGCTTTTGTGCTGAACTTTGCGGACCTTCCCACTCCCTGATGTACTTCAAAGTAATCGCTGTCAGCCCTGACGAGTTCGATCAATGGGTAGAAGACATGCAGAACATTGATCCTGAAGCAACGCCTGAAACTACAACCGCTCAGGAAGGTCAAAAGTTGTTCAACGACAACTGCATGAGTTGTCACGCTATTGGTGGCGCGTCAGCTGGTGTAGGACCGAACTTAGGCAACTTAGCGAACCGCGAGAAAATTGCAGGAATCCTGCAGCCATCGAAAGAGAATCTTGTGGATTGGATTGTCCATCCGGATGAAATCAAGCCGGGGAACCAAATGCCTGCAGAGCTGGTTTCTGAAGAAGATGCAGCGAAAATTGCTGATTACCTTCTAGAGTTGGATCACTCAGATGTAGGAAACGATCTTGAGATGCAAAGAGTTGAAGAGTAA
- the cyoE gene encoding heme o synthase — MDNPRTVESASTEMIQTKTNDHSLLADIKSLIKVGIINSNLITTFAGFWLALHYTGTLFFDQWVTFLLTMLGTAFVIAGGCILNNWYDRDIDPIMSRTNNRPTVTGTMSLSFIKTLGISVSILGFVTLLLTTWQAALWGAFGWFVYVVLYTMWTKRKYTINTVVGSFSGAVPPLIGWAAVDPGLQLEALILFLIMFIWQTPHFLALAMKKKDEYQAAGIPMLPVVHGFDMTKRQIVVYVACLLPLPIYLASLGTVFLITAYVLSIGWLALGIAGFFMKDDYKWATWMFIFSLNYLTIMFFMMVIVTLPFPF; from the coding sequence ATGGACAATCCAAGAACAGTCGAATCTGCTTCTACAGAAATGATCCAAACAAAAACCAATGACCATTCTTTGTTAGCTGATATAAAGAGCTTGATCAAAGTCGGTATCATTAACTCTAATTTGATTACTACATTTGCAGGATTTTGGCTAGCTCTCCATTATACTGGTACATTATTTTTTGATCAGTGGGTCACTTTCCTGCTGACAATGCTCGGAACCGCTTTCGTAATCGCCGGCGGTTGTATTCTTAACAATTGGTATGACAGAGACATTGACCCGATCATGTCACGGACAAACAATCGTCCGACTGTAACAGGAACGATGTCTTTATCATTTATAAAAACATTGGGGATCAGCGTATCCATTCTCGGATTTGTCACATTGCTCCTCACAACATGGCAAGCGGCCTTGTGGGGCGCATTTGGTTGGTTCGTCTACGTCGTCCTATACACGATGTGGACAAAGAGAAAGTACACGATTAATACAGTGGTAGGAAGCTTCTCAGGAGCTGTTCCACCATTAATCGGGTGGGCTGCTGTTGATCCAGGTTTGCAACTAGAAGCTTTAATTCTGTTTCTCATTATGTTCATTTGGCAAACTCCTCACTTCCTGGCACTAGCCATGAAGAAAAAGGATGAATATCAAGCAGCTGGAATTCCGATGCTGCCTGTTGTTCACGGCTTCGATATGACAAAACGTCAAATTGTCGTATATGTTGCTTGTTTGCTCCCATTACCGATTTATTTGGCTTCTCTTGGAACAGTCTTTCTAATCACGGCTTATGTACTCTCTATCGGCTGGTTGGCTTTAGGGATTGCAGGCTTTTTCATGAAAGATGACTACAAGTGGGCGACATGGATGTTCATTTTTTCTTTGAACTATCTGACGATCATGTTCTTTATGATGGTCATCGTCACATTGCCATTCCCATTTTAA
- a CDS encoding COX15/CtaA family protein, whose translation MRLLKWLSVFATLGMLLVLLGGALVTKTDSGMGCGNSWPLCHGEWIPSEIDIALIIELSHRLVSGGVGLLVLGLSVFAWVKVGHIREVKFLSFLAFFFLLAQGLIGAAAVKWGQSDFVLALHFGISLVSFAAVLLLMLIIFEIDRKFDAHSLLIRKPFRLHIYALTTYTLIVVYTGALVRHTYSSMACLDWPLCTNASPLDFSSYGSAQWIQMGHRAAAAGVLIWTGYLMMKALKAYKSSPIMRKGWILAASLMATQVLVGAFVIMTYVHLGLALLHALIISLYVGLLSYFLLLSSRSAKYERSVK comes from the coding sequence ATGCGTTTATTAAAGTGGTTATCGGTTTTTGCCACATTAGGGATGCTTCTCGTTTTATTAGGTGGAGCACTCGTCACAAAAACAGACTCAGGGATGGGGTGCGGAAACAGTTGGCCGTTATGTCACGGCGAATGGATCCCATCAGAAATTGATATCGCCTTAATCATTGAATTAAGTCACCGGCTTGTTTCTGGAGGTGTAGGTTTACTAGTGCTTGGCCTTTCCGTGTTTGCTTGGGTGAAAGTTGGTCATATACGAGAGGTTAAGTTCCTTTCCTTTCTTGCCTTCTTTTTCTTGCTCGCTCAAGGTTTGATTGGGGCCGCTGCCGTAAAATGGGGACAATCCGACTTCGTACTGGCGCTTCACTTTGGAATTTCCCTTGTATCCTTTGCAGCAGTCCTTCTACTGATGCTTATTATATTTGAGATCGACCGGAAATTTGATGCACATTCACTACTCATTCGTAAACCATTCAGGCTTCATATTTATGCTTTAACTACATACACATTAATCGTTGTATATACAGGCGCACTTGTCCGTCATACCTACTCATCAATGGCTTGTTTGGACTGGCCGCTTTGCACAAATGCATCCCCTTTAGACTTTTCATCGTATGGCTCAGCTCAATGGATTCAAATGGGACACCGTGCTGCTGCAGCCGGGGTTTTAATATGGACGGGGTATCTCATGATGAAAGCTTTGAAAGCTTACAAGAGCAGTCCAATCATGAGAAAAGGCTGGATCCTTGCAGCAAGTCTTATGGCCACTCAAGTTCTCGTAGGTGCTTTCGTTATAATGACCTATGTGCATTTGGGTCTTGCCCTCCTGCATGCGTTGATTATTTCGCTATATGTTGGTCTCCTATCATACTTCCTATTACTTTCTTCAAGAAGCGCTAAATATGAACGTTCGGTGAAATAA